One region of Eupeodes corollae chromosome 1, idEupCoro1.1, whole genome shotgun sequence genomic DNA includes:
- the LOC129941360 gene encoding uncharacterized protein LOC129941360, which produces MDVEAFILNQITSKTPPLPLDLDRSLLLNELRLADPGFNVPGPIDILLGSDKAWSILLDGRRLDNNDNLIAHNTIFGWVITGKCPKEEIISLTVGIMQDVDVLLKSFWEIEELPHNTYSLDSGDFADSHFCKTFSRGPDNKYVVELPFRQKEVDFRNTLSGALSRLFAMERRFSHQENLRLEYCRFMEIYQELGHMESIPEREIEPTSGKIFYLPHHAVVTNKLRVVFDESHKDANGTSLNEMLHIGPPLQRNLINVCLRFRVPRYVFCADIIKMFRQIWVDKKHRDFQRIVWRKSPDQPIKHYRLCTVTYGTSPAPFLSMRVLKQLAIDYADKFPVASHAILHDFYVDDIMTGSDSIF; this is translated from the coding sequence ATGGATGTCGAAGCCTTCATTTTGAATCAAATAACTTCGAAAACTCCTCCTTTGCCTCTTGACCTTGATAGATCATTATTGTTGAATGAGTTGAGATTGGCTGACCCAGGTTTCAACGTCCCAGGTCCTATTGATATTTTGTTAGGATCTGACAAGGCCTGGAGTATTTTGCTTGATGGTCGTCGCCTTGATAACAACGATAACTTGATTGCCcacaataccatttttgggtgGGTAATAACCGGTAAATGTCCAAAGGAGGAAATTATTTCCTTAACAGTAGGGATTATGCAGGATGTTGATGTTCTTCTGAAATCGTTTTGGGAAATTGAAGAACTTCCACATAACACCTATTCATTGGATTCTGGTGATTTTGCAGACTCTCATTTTTGCAAAACTTTCTCTCGAGGTCCTGATAACAAGTATGTCGTGGAGTTGCCTTTTCGTCAAAAGGAAGTTGATTTTAGAAACACTCTTTCAGGAGCATTATCTCGGTTGTTTGCAATGGAGCGTCGCTTCTCTCACCAGGAAAATCTTCGCTTGGAGTATTGTCGGTTTATGGAAATTTATCAGGAGTTAGGGCACATGGAGAGTATTCCAGAAAGGGAAATTGAACCgacttctggtaaaattttctaCTTACCTCATCACGCGGTTGTAACAAACAAATTACGTGTTGTTTTCGACGAGTCTCATAAGGATGCAAACGGTACCAGCTTAAATGAGATGTTACATATAGGACCTCCACTTCAGCGTAATTTGATTAATGTTTGTTTGCGGTTTAGAGTTCCTAGATATGTTTTTTGTGCTGACATTATCAAGATGTTTCGCCAAATTTGGGTGGATAAAAAACATCGTGACTTTCAACGCATTGTGTGGCGAAAAAGTCCTGATCAACCTATCAAACACTATCGACTGTGTACAGTCACTTACGGAACTTCTCCTGCCCCATTTCTATCGATGCGAGTTCTGAAACAACTTGCCATAGATTATGCGGATAAGTTCCCTGTTGCATCACATGCTATATTGCATGATTTTTATGTTGACGATATAATGACCGGTTCGGATTCTATATTTTAG